The following proteins are encoded in a genomic region of Galbibacter sp. BG1:
- a CDS encoding HigA family addiction module antitoxin, which yields MEKLANVHPGEILNFEFLEPLEITAYRLSKDLKIPQTRISEIIKGKRRITADTALRLSKYFGNSAKFWLGIQDDYDIEEEKESKQKELNEIEHYGNKNVA from the coding sequence ATGGAAAAGTTAGCAAACGTACATCCAGGAGAAATTTTGAATTTTGAATTTCTTGAACCACTTGAAATTACGGCATACCGACTTTCAAAGGACTTGAAAATTCCTCAAACTCGAATATCTGAAATTATAAAAGGTAAACGCAGAATCACAGCAGACACTGCCTTACGATTGAGTAAATATTTTGGAAATTCTGCAAAATTTTGGCTTGGAATTCAAGATGATTATGACATCGAAGAGGAAAAAGAAAGTAAACAAAAAGAGCTGAACGAAATTGAACATTACGGAAATAAAAACGTTGCCTAA
- a CDS encoding type II toxin-antitoxin system RelE/ParE family toxin, producing MIISFGSKQTEQIWNGIRVKKMPIEIQNVGRRKLRMLNNSQDISDLKIPPSNRLEKLTGKLKEFYSIRINKQWRIIFNWESGNASEVEIIDYH from the coding sequence ATGATTATTTCTTTTGGCTCAAAACAGACGGAACAAATCTGGAATGGAATCCGAGTAAAAAAAATGCCGATTGAAATACAGAACGTTGGACGTCGGAAATTAAGAATGTTGAATAATTCGCAGGATATATCCGATTTGAAAATTCCGCCTTCAAACCGACTTGAAAAACTAACTGGGAAATTAAAAGAGTTTTACAGTATTCGGATTAATAAACAATGGCGGATTATATTCAATTGGGAAAGCGGAAACGCAAGCGAAGTGGAAATAATCGATTATCACTAA